The following are encoded together in the Micromonospora lupini genome:
- a CDS encoding phospholipase, giving the protein MPRRLATLFASGALALLATLTVASPAAAVTPAEKLSVLSSWTQTSASSYNSWNSARVNRAPWAEYAFNWSTDYCSSSPDNPLGFTFNLGCYRHDFGYRNYKAVGQFSDNKARLDNAFYADLKRVCVTYNAVVRPACYSLAWTYYQAVHIFGSVAAVQQADIDRAARMKAEAERHAALN; this is encoded by the coding sequence GTGCCCCGACGTCTCGCCACCCTGTTCGCCTCGGGCGCGCTCGCGCTGCTCGCCACCCTCACCGTCGCCTCCCCCGCCGCCGCCGTCACCCCCGCAGAGAAGCTGTCCGTGCTGTCGAGCTGGACCCAGACCAGCGCGTCCAGCTACAACTCGTGGAACAGCGCCCGCGTCAACCGGGCACCCTGGGCCGAGTACGCCTTCAACTGGTCCACCGACTACTGCTCGTCCAGCCCGGACAATCCGCTCGGGTTCACCTTCAACCTGGGCTGCTACCGGCACGACTTCGGCTACCGCAACTACAAGGCGGTCGGCCAGTTCTCCGACAACAAGGCCCGCCTGGACAACGCCTTCTACGCCGACCTGAAGCGGGTCTGCGTCACGTACAACGCGGTCGTCCGCCCGGCCTGCTACAGCCTGGCCTGGACGTACTACCAGGCGGTCCACATCTTCGGTTCGGTGGCGGCGGTCCAACAGGCCGACATCGACCGAGCCGCCCGCATGAAGGCCGAAGCCGAACGCCACGCCGCCCTCAACTAA